A region from the Solibacillus sp. FSL H8-0523 genome encodes:
- the walK gene encoding cell wall metabolism sensor histidine kinase WalK: MQKVSFFKSIHVKLVLIYMLLIIIALQIIGIYFMKQLETNLKTNFQDSIRQRIELVHYSIREEMLKVDRDETSSLEVSLGAILHEFSTEDINKINVVNNRNRILATSEADNQALIGQRANEEIIRNAISAETLLDTISVERDTGDRVWVLASPITETVGPNSEVKGAIYVESNIEKVYEQLSEINRIFAAGIVMSLVITIILGILVARTITRPISDMRKQAQAMSKGNYSRKVRVYGTDEIGQLAIAFNHLTNRLQEAQSTTEAERRKLASVLSNMTDGVIATDRKGKIILINEPALDLLHDSRESTLNRPIASVLRLDQEYSFEDLIHMKEPVNLDFSVNDAPYILRANFSVIQKETGFVNGLITVLHDITEQEKIDMERREFVANVSHELRTPLTTMRSYLEALADGAWRDENIAPTFLNVTQTETERMIRLVNDLLQLSKMDSQEYELNFEFVEFNKFFTGIIDRFEMSKSQHVEFARLLPEKSYYVDIDTDKLTQVIDNIISNALKYSPDGGNIRFGFTVHDNMLRVMISDDGLGIPKENVSRIFDRFYRVDRARARSMGGTGLGLAIAREMIEAHGGKIWAESEEGQGTTIFFTLPYELDEAGDWE, translated from the coding sequence ATGCAAAAAGTTAGTTTTTTCAAATCGATTCATGTAAAGCTTGTTTTGATTTATATGCTGTTAATTATTATCGCCCTGCAAATAATTGGTATTTATTTCATGAAGCAGCTGGAGACGAATTTAAAAACCAATTTCCAAGACTCGATCAGGCAGCGTATTGAATTAGTGCACTATAGCATTCGTGAAGAGATGCTAAAGGTAGACCGTGATGAGACATCCTCGCTTGAAGTAAGTTTGGGTGCAATTTTACATGAGTTTTCAACAGAGGATATAAATAAAATTAATGTCGTTAATAATCGGAATCGAATATTAGCTACATCTGAAGCAGACAATCAGGCGCTAATTGGGCAACGTGCAAATGAAGAAATTATTCGTAATGCGATTTCTGCTGAAACATTGCTTGATACGATTTCAGTTGAGCGTGATACTGGTGATCGGGTGTGGGTACTTGCCTCTCCTATTACCGAAACGGTTGGTCCAAATAGTGAAGTGAAAGGTGCTATTTATGTAGAGTCAAACATCGAAAAGGTATATGAACAACTTAGTGAAATAAATCGTATTTTTGCAGCTGGGATTGTGATGTCACTGGTGATTACGATTATTTTAGGGATTTTAGTAGCACGTACCATTACGCGACCAATTTCGGATATGCGGAAACAGGCACAGGCCATGTCTAAAGGGAACTATTCACGTAAAGTTCGTGTATATGGTACCGATGAAATTGGTCAATTAGCGATTGCTTTTAACCATTTAACAAACCGCCTGCAAGAAGCGCAGTCAACAACTGAAGCAGAACGTCGCAAGCTAGCAAGTGTACTTAGTAATATGACCGACGGGGTAATAGCAACAGACCGTAAAGGGAAGATTATTTTAATTAATGAACCGGCACTTGATTTGCTCCATGATTCACGTGAATCAACGTTAAACCGTCCGATTGCATCGGTATTAAGGTTGGATCAGGAATATAGCTTTGAAGACTTAATTCATATGAAAGAGCCAGTAAACCTTGATTTTAGTGTGAATGATGCACCATATATTTTACGTGCGAACTTTTCGGTTATTCAAAAAGAAACAGGCTTTGTAAATGGTTTAATTACTGTCCTACACGATATTACTGAGCAGGAAAAAATCGACATGGAGCGTCGTGAATTCGTAGCGAACGTCTCACACGAATTACGAACGCCACTGACAACGATGCGCAGCTATTTAGAGGCGCTAGCGGATGGTGCTTGGCGTGATGAAAACATTGCACCGACGTTTTTAAATGTGACACAAACGGAAACCGAACGTATGATTCGTTTGGTAAATGATTTACTGCAGCTTTCAAAAATGGATAGTCAAGAATATGAATTAAACTTTGAATTTGTTGAGTTTAATAAATTCTTTACGGGCATTATTGACCGTTTTGAAATGTCGAAATCCCAGCATGTTGAATTTGCGCGTCTCTTACCAGAGAAAAGCTATTACGTAGATATTGATACAGACAAATTAACGCAAGTTATCGATAATATTATTTCAAATGCTTTGAAGTATTCTCCGGATGGTGGCAATATTCGATTTGGCTTTACGGTGCATGACAATATGTTACGTGTCATGATTTCAGATGACGGGTTGGGGATACCAAAAGAAAATGTGAGTCGCATTTTTGACCGTTTCTATCGTGTGGACCGTGCGCGTGCCCGTTCGATGGGTGGTACAGGGCTAGGACTTGCGATTGCGCGGGAAATGATTGAAGCGCATGGCGGAAAAATTTGGGCTGAAAGTGAGGAAGGGCAAGGCACAACAATCTTCTTCACACTACCGTATGAACTAGATGAGGCGGGGGATTGGGAATGA
- the yycF gene encoding response regulator YycF: MDKTILVVDDEKPIADILQFNLIKEGYRVICAYDGDEALQKVEEEQPDLMLLDIMLPKRDGMEVCREIRKKYDFPIIMLTAKGSEIDKVLGLEMGADDYVTKPFSTRELIARVKANMRRLNVPAQVEEIVETNDIVVGSLTIQPDAYLVLKREETIELTHREFELLHYLAKHIGQVMTREHLLQTVWGYDYFGDVRTVDVTIRRLREKIEDNPSHPMWIVTRRGVGYYLRNPEQE, from the coding sequence ATGGATAAAACGATTTTAGTTGTTGATGATGAAAAGCCGATTGCAGACATTTTGCAATTTAACTTAATTAAAGAAGGTTACCGCGTTATTTGCGCCTATGATGGCGATGAGGCATTACAAAAAGTGGAAGAAGAACAACCAGATTTAATGCTATTAGATATTATGTTACCAAAGCGTGATGGCATGGAAGTATGTCGTGAAATTCGAAAAAAATATGATTTTCCGATTATTATGCTAACAGCGAAAGGTTCGGAAATTGATAAAGTATTAGGACTTGAAATGGGCGCAGATGATTATGTCACAAAGCCATTTAGTACACGCGAATTAATCGCACGTGTAAAGGCAAATATGCGACGTTTAAATGTACCAGCACAAGTAGAAGAGATAGTGGAAACGAATGATATCGTCGTTGGTTCACTGACAATTCAGCCGGATGCTTATTTAGTATTAAAGCGTGAAGAGACGATTGAATTAACACACCGTGAGTTTGAATTATTACATTATTTAGCAAAGCATATCGGACAAGTGATGACACGTGAGCACTTATTACAAACGGTATGGGGCTATGATTATTTTGGGGATGTACGAACAGTAGATGTAACGATTCGTCGTTTACGTGAAAAAATCGAGGACAATCCAAGTCATCCAATGTGGATTGTGACAAGACGAGGGGTCGGCTACTACTTACGTAATCCTGAACAGGAGTAG
- a CDS encoding M23 family metallopeptidase has protein sequence MESNESQLDLTGKKPSLINRHNGKLKIAAVLALLVSTVTFNLGFANETNKEEFAKIYHVYVANTYVGSVADEATVAKIVKQKEIEASKQYEQMELVAGSDITVVPEQVFTVDTNEAQATKDLQQAITVQAKAYSLQVGDTAVATLKAKEEIEAVTDGLKLQFVTQNQLQKVKNNTDSSLPALQKNETRIIDIELSEDIVTEELLVDPAEIVSVEQAVQTLQTGAAQKETYSVKAGDVLGSIARSHSLTTAQLLELNPGLTATSVLQIGQQLNVTVEKPFLSVKAVHEKKIVETIDFEKIVEEDPTMLKGEKVVKQEGAVGKKEVTYVITEENGVRTERVQTAENILVEPENRIVIVGTKVIPSVGTGTFAWPAEGGYISSQMGHRWGRYHYGIDIARPSGYTIKASDNGVVKTAGRHSTYGNYIVINHNNGYESLYAHLSKIDVSVGQVIGQGAAIGVMGSTGRSTGTHLHFEIHKNGSEVNPLDYLN, from the coding sequence ATGGAATCAAATGAAAGCCAGTTAGATTTGACAGGTAAAAAGCCAAGTCTAATTAATCGTCACAACGGTAAACTTAAAATAGCTGCAGTATTAGCGCTACTTGTTTCAACAGTGACATTTAATTTAGGGTTTGCAAACGAAACAAATAAAGAAGAGTTTGCGAAGATTTACCATGTTTATGTAGCAAATACCTATGTGGGATCTGTTGCTGATGAGGCAACAGTTGCAAAAATTGTAAAACAAAAAGAGATAGAAGCGAGTAAGCAGTATGAGCAGATGGAGCTTGTTGCAGGATCAGATATTACGGTCGTGCCAGAACAAGTATTTACTGTTGATACAAATGAAGCGCAAGCAACAAAAGACCTTCAACAAGCAATTACTGTACAAGCAAAAGCCTACTCATTACAGGTAGGGGACACAGCAGTTGCTACATTAAAGGCCAAAGAAGAGATTGAAGCAGTAACTGACGGATTAAAGCTTCAATTTGTTACACAAAATCAATTACAAAAAGTAAAAAACAATACCGACTCTTCTTTACCCGCTTTACAAAAGAATGAAACACGTATTATTGATATTGAATTATCAGAAGACATTGTGACAGAAGAACTACTAGTAGATCCTGCTGAAATTGTATCAGTAGAGCAAGCTGTACAAACGTTACAAACAGGTGCTGCACAAAAAGAAACGTACTCCGTAAAAGCTGGAGATGTATTAGGTTCGATTGCAAGATCACACAGCTTAACAACAGCTCAGTTACTTGAGTTAAATCCAGGATTAACAGCTACTTCTGTCTTGCAAATTGGTCAACAGTTAAACGTGACAGTAGAAAAGCCGTTTTTATCTGTAAAGGCTGTGCATGAAAAGAAAATAGTAGAAACAATCGACTTTGAGAAGATTGTTGAAGAAGATCCAACAATGTTAAAAGGTGAAAAAGTTGTCAAGCAAGAAGGCGCTGTCGGTAAAAAAGAAGTAACGTATGTAATCACGGAAGAAAATGGCGTGCGTACAGAGCGTGTACAAACAGCTGAAAACATTCTTGTCGAGCCAGAAAACCGCATTGTCATTGTTGGGACAAAAGTAATTCCTTCAGTGGGTACAGGTACATTTGCTTGGCCAGCAGAGGGTGGGTATATTTCAAGTCAGATGGGGCATCGATGGGGTCGTTACCATTACGGTATTGATATCGCTCGTCCATCAGGTTACACAATTAAAGCATCAGATAATGGTGTTGTAAAAACAGCAGGCCGTCATTCGACTTACGGAAACTATATCGTGATTAATCATAATAACGGTTATGAATCACTATATGCACATTTATCAAAAATTGATGTCTCAGTTGGTCAAGTCATTGGACAAGGTGCTGCAATTGGTGTAATGGGTTCAACGGGTCGTTCAACGGGAACACATTTACACTTTGAAATTCATAAAAACGGATCCGAAGTAAATCCGTTAGACTATTTAAATTAA
- a CDS encoding adenylosuccinate synthase has product MTAVVVVGTQWGDEGKGKITDFLSKKADAIARFAGGDNAGHTIKIGEETYKLHLIPSGIFYSDKLSVIGNGVVINPKSIITELKGLKARGIDTSNLRISNRAHVILPYHIHQDIVDEESRGDQKIGTTAKGIGPCYQDKVGRIGIRVADLLDKPTFEKKLRANLELKNRLFTKFYEVEGLNFDDIFEEYYAYGQEIAQYVTDTSKVLNDVIDEGGKVLFEGAQGIMLDVDQGTYPFVTSSNPVAGGIAIGSGVGPNAVSRVVGVCKAYTSRVGDGPFPTELHDEVGHQIREVGREYGTTTGRPRRVGWFDSVVVRHSRRVSGITDLALNSIDVLAGLDTVKICTAYDYNGEIITEYPANLEIIEQCKPIYEELPGWSEDVTGVRDFKDLPLNAQNYVNRVVELTGIQLMTFSVGPAREQTNIVNAIWE; this is encoded by the coding sequence ATGACAGCAGTAGTTGTAGTAGGTACACAGTGGGGAGACGAAGGTAAAGGTAAAATTACAGACTTCCTTTCAAAAAAAGCAGATGCCATTGCACGTTTTGCAGGTGGCGATAATGCAGGTCATACAATCAAAATTGGTGAAGAAACGTATAAGCTGCATTTAATTCCTTCAGGGATTTTTTATTCGGACAAATTATCAGTTATTGGTAATGGCGTTGTCATTAACCCAAAGTCGATTATAACGGAATTAAAGGGCTTGAAGGCACGTGGCATTGATACGTCAAACTTACGAATTTCAAATCGTGCACATGTTATTCTACCGTATCATATTCATCAAGATATTGTAGATGAAGAAAGCCGTGGAGACCAAAAGATTGGTACAACTGCTAAAGGAATTGGTCCATGCTATCAAGATAAAGTAGGTCGTATCGGCATTCGCGTGGCGGATTTACTAGATAAACCGACTTTTGAAAAAAAATTACGTGCAAACTTAGAATTAAAGAATCGCTTATTTACGAAGTTTTATGAAGTAGAGGGCTTAAACTTTGATGATATATTTGAAGAATATTATGCATATGGTCAAGAAATTGCTCAGTATGTAACCGATACATCAAAAGTGTTAAATGACGTGATTGATGAAGGGGGTAAAGTGCTATTTGAAGGCGCACAGGGCATTATGCTAGACGTTGATCAAGGTACATATCCTTTTGTGACATCATCAAACCCTGTAGCAGGTGGAATCGCAATTGGCTCAGGTGTTGGACCAAATGCTGTCTCTCGTGTAGTTGGTGTATGTAAGGCGTATACATCTCGTGTTGGGGATGGTCCATTCCCAACAGAATTACATGATGAAGTTGGTCATCAAATTCGTGAGGTTGGCCGTGAATATGGAACAACGACAGGACGTCCACGCCGTGTCGGTTGGTTCGATTCAGTTGTTGTACGTCATTCGCGCCGTGTATCGGGTATTACCGATTTAGCGCTAAACTCAATTGATGTATTAGCGGGTCTGGATACGGTGAAAATTTGTACAGCATACGACTACAATGGTGAGATCATTACCGAGTATCCTGCAAACCTAGAAATTATTGAACAGTGCAAACCGATCTATGAAGAGCTACCTGGCTGGTCTGAAGACGTGACAGGCGTTCGTGACTTTAAAGACTTACCACTAAATGCACAAAACTATGTAAATCGTGTCGTAGAGCTAACGGGTATTCAACTAATGACTTTTTCAGTTGGCCCAGCACGTGAACAAACGAACATTGTAAATGCCATTTGGGAATAA
- the dnaB gene encoding replicative DNA helicase — translation MSDSMMDRVPPHNTEAEASVIGAIFLEPPALITASEIVIADDFYHIAHQKIFQTMLNLSDQGKAIDVVTVTEELSAKKELEDVGGLTYMTELANAVPTAANIGHYAKIVEEKAILRRLIRVASKIADDGYTREDEVEILLAEAEKKMLEVSNRKNAGDFKHVKDVLVHTFDNIEQLQSRAGDVTGIPTGFRDLDKMTAGFQRNDLIIVAARPSVGKTAFALNVAQSVAVKARENVAIFSLEMGADQLVMRMLCAEGNIDAQRLRTGDLQNDDWSKLTMAMGSLSNSGIYIDDSPGVRMADIRAKCRRLAKENGLGMILIDYLQLILGSGKPGENRQQEVSEISRSLKGLARELQVPVIALSQLSRGVEQRQDKRPMMSDLRESGSIEQDADIVAFLYRDDYYDKESESKDIIEIIIAKQRNGPTGTVSLAFRKEYNKFLNLEFTPPPREE, via the coding sequence ATGAGCGATTCCATGATGGACCGCGTGCCGCCACATAATACCGAAGCAGAAGCCTCGGTAATTGGCGCAATTTTCCTTGAGCCGCCAGCACTTATTACAGCATCTGAAATCGTAATCGCCGATGATTTTTACCACATTGCGCATCAAAAGATTTTCCAAACGATGCTGAATTTAAGCGACCAAGGAAAAGCAATTGATGTTGTCACTGTCACGGAAGAATTATCTGCGAAAAAAGAGCTAGAGGATGTTGGCGGTTTAACGTATATGACGGAGTTGGCGAACGCGGTTCCGACTGCTGCCAATATTGGTCATTACGCGAAAATCGTAGAGGAGAAAGCGATTTTACGCCGCTTAATCCGAGTGGCTTCGAAAATTGCGGATGATGGTTATACGCGTGAAGATGAAGTAGAAATTCTTTTAGCTGAAGCTGAAAAGAAAATGCTTGAAGTATCTAACCGTAAAAATGCGGGGGATTTCAAGCATGTAAAAGATGTATTGGTTCACACATTTGATAATATTGAGCAGCTACAATCACGTGCCGGAGATGTGACAGGTATTCCAACTGGTTTCCGTGACCTCGATAAGATGACGGCCGGATTCCAGCGCAATGATTTAATTATCGTAGCAGCGCGTCCATCTGTTGGTAAAACAGCATTTGCACTGAATGTTGCGCAAAGCGTTGCTGTAAAGGCGCGTGAAAATGTCGCGATTTTCTCTTTAGAGATGGGTGCCGACCAACTTGTCATGCGTATGTTATGTGCAGAGGGCAATATCGATGCTCAACGCTTACGTACCGGGGATTTGCAGAATGATGACTGGAGCAAGCTGACCATGGCAATGGGAAGTTTATCGAACTCGGGTATTTATATTGATGACTCACCGGGTGTTCGTATGGCCGATATCCGTGCCAAATGCCGACGTTTAGCAAAAGAAAATGGTCTTGGGATGATTTTAATCGATTATTTACAGCTCATTTTAGGTAGTGGGAAGCCCGGGGAAAACCGTCAGCAAGAAGTATCGGAAATTTCCCGTTCGTTAAAAGGATTAGCCCGTGAACTTCAAGTCCCGGTAATTGCCCTATCTCAGCTATCACGTGGTGTAGAGCAACGTCAAGATAAGCGTCCGATGATGAGTGATTTACGTGAATCAGGTTCGATCGAGCAAGATGCCGATATCGTTGCGTTCCTTTACCGTGACGATTACTACGATAAAGAATCCGAAAGTAAGGACATTATCGAAATTATTATTGCAAAGCAACGTAACGGTCCAACCGGTACAGTAAGCTTAGCATTCCGAAAAGAATATAATAAATTCTTAAACTTAGAATTTACCCCACCACCGCGTGAGGAATAG
- the rplI gene encoding 50S ribosomal protein L9, translating into MKVVFLKDVKNVGKKGEIKEVSEGYARNFLIKNGHAKEANAQAMSELQGQKRLAEKNAAAELQAAKDLKDELEKLTVEIKAKSGEGGRLFGSVSTKQIADALQKKHGFKVDKRKMDCSDGIRSLGFTNVPVKLHQDVKATLKVHVIAE; encoded by the coding sequence ATGAAAGTAGTATTTTTAAAAGACGTTAAAAATGTAGGTAAAAAAGGCGAAATTAAAGAGGTTTCAGAAGGTTATGCACGCAACTTTTTAATTAAAAATGGCCATGCAAAAGAAGCAAATGCGCAAGCAATGAGCGAGTTACAAGGCCAAAAGCGCCTAGCTGAAAAAAATGCAGCAGCTGAATTACAAGCAGCAAAAGATTTAAAAGACGAATTAGAAAAACTTACAGTAGAAATTAAAGCAAAATCAGGCGAAGGTGGCCGTTTATTCGGTTCCGTTTCTACAAAACAAATTGCAGATGCATTACAAAAGAAACATGGCTTTAAAGTAGATAAACGTAAAATGGATTGCAGCGATGGTATCCGTTCATTAGGTTTTACAAACGTTCCGGTTAAGTTACACCAAGATGTAAAGGCAACGTTAAAAGTACATGTAATTGCAGAATAA
- a CDS encoding DHH family phosphoesterase, whose protein sequence is MGIFRKRPIRYPLLVLCLLGLAAAVLIMMWNIWIGIAFVIIYALTMYYALRLELLTYLETEKHIEALSFRMKDVGEEAFLEMPFGILILNDDFSIEWANPFMQRVLQQGSLVGQELFGISENLHTLVAQGKKEELSIALFDRKYNVFYKKDEKILYFFDVTKQIQVEKQYLADRTVLAILFIDNYDELTSGMDDQARSLTNTMVTSIINEWAAQYDIFVKRFASDRFIAVFNESILSDLEQKRFSILDVVRERTIQKNLSLTLSIGIGAGSQSLVELGQLAQSGLDLVLGRGGDQVAIKQSNGKIRFYGGKTNPVEKRTRVRARVISHALSDLIQDSDRVFVMGHKNPDMDSIGACVGVRKMVAMNGIDGYIIVNSEEVHGSVDRLMAELEEKTDFYDRFISPEEALSKMTAKSLVVIVDTHKPSLVVDNRLLSKTDKVVVIDHHRRGEEFITNPTLVYMEPYASSTAELVTELLEYQPQNEKLVPLEATALLSGIIVDTKSFTLRTGARTFEAASYLRTFGADTVLIQRLLKEDIDTYVTRSKIVQTVEFPYKGIAVANGENSVVYDSVLIAQTADILLTMKDIGAAFVIAHRSDGLIGISARSLGEVNVQLIMEQLGGGGHLTNAATQLVASSIDEAKTRLVAAITETVEGSQQS, encoded by the coding sequence GTGGGGATTTTTCGTAAACGACCAATTCGATATCCATTGCTAGTATTGTGTTTACTAGGCTTAGCAGCAGCTGTCCTTATTATGATGTGGAATATATGGATTGGAATTGCCTTTGTAATCATTTATGCACTAACAATGTATTATGCGTTGCGCTTAGAATTGTTAACGTATTTAGAAACAGAAAAGCATATTGAAGCCTTGTCGTTTCGCATGAAGGATGTTGGCGAAGAGGCATTTTTAGAGATGCCATTTGGAATACTTATATTAAATGATGATTTTTCGATTGAATGGGCCAATCCTTTTATGCAGCGTGTGCTTCAACAAGGTTCATTAGTAGGGCAAGAGCTCTTTGGGATTTCGGAAAACCTGCATACTCTTGTTGCACAAGGTAAAAAAGAAGAGCTTTCAATTGCATTATTTGATCGTAAATATAATGTGTTCTATAAAAAAGACGAAAAGATTTTATATTTCTTTGATGTCACAAAGCAAATTCAAGTTGAGAAGCAGTACTTAGCAGACCGTACTGTATTAGCGATTTTATTTATCGATAACTACGATGAATTAACCTCGGGTATGGATGATCAGGCGCGTAGTTTAACGAATACGATGGTCACGTCGATTATTAATGAATGGGCGGCACAGTATGATATTTTCGTAAAACGCTTTGCGTCCGATCGCTTTATTGCAGTTTTCAATGAGTCGATTTTATCGGATTTAGAGCAAAAGCGCTTTTCTATTTTAGACGTGGTGCGTGAACGTACGATACAAAAAAATCTATCATTAACGTTAAGTATTGGGATTGGTGCAGGTTCACAGTCATTAGTAGAGCTTGGCCAACTCGCACAATCCGGGCTTGATTTAGTATTAGGACGTGGCGGTGACCAGGTGGCGATTAAGCAGTCGAACGGTAAAATTCGCTTTTACGGCGGAAAAACCAACCCTGTGGAAAAACGCACAAGGGTACGTGCCCGTGTCATTTCACATGCCTTAAGTGATTTAATTCAAGATAGTGATCGCGTGTTTGTCATGGGACATAAAAACCCAGATATGGATTCGATAGGCGCATGTGTAGGGGTACGTAAAATGGTGGCGATGAACGGTATTGATGGTTATATTATTGTGAACTCAGAAGAAGTACATGGTAGTGTGGACCGTTTAATGGCAGAGCTAGAAGAGAAAACAGACTTCTATGATCGTTTTATTTCACCAGAAGAAGCGTTGTCAAAAATGACAGCAAAATCACTTGTTGTCATTGTCGATACACATAAACCAAGCTTAGTCGTTGATAATCGTTTACTTAGTAAAACTGATAAGGTCGTTGTAATTGATCATCATCGCCGTGGTGAAGAATTTATAACGAATCCGACGCTTGTTTATATGGAGCCGTACGCATCTTCTACAGCCGAGCTTGTCACAGAATTGCTCGAATATCAGCCACAAAACGAAAAGTTAGTACCACTAGAGGCAACAGCGCTATTATCTGGTATTATTGTGGATACGAAAAGCTTCACACTCCGAACGGGTGCCCGTACGTTTGAAGCAGCATCGTATTTACGTACATTTGGTGCCGATACAGTACTGATCCAGCGTTTACTGAAAGAAGATATAGACACGTATGTCACACGTTCGAAAATTGTCCAAACGGTAGAGTTCCCTTACAAAGGAATCGCCGTTGCAAATGGGGAAAATTCAGTCGTGTATGATTCGGTGCTCATTGCACAAACAGCCGATATTTTACTGACAATGAAAGATATTGGTGCAGCGTTTGTTATTGCGCATCGTAGCGACGGGCTCATTGGGATTAGCGCCCGTTCATTAGGTGAAGTGAACGTGCAACTCATCATGGAGCAGCTCGGTGGGGGTGGGCATTTAACCAATGCCGCAACACAACTTGTAGCGAGTTCAATTGATGAAGCAAAAACACGTTTAGTAGCAGCAATTACAGAAACAGTCGAGGGGAGTCAACAATCATGA
- a CDS encoding YybS family protein: protein MQNNQSRKLAHGAMMIALFTVLMAIVFYVPMANIVAALIAPLPIIWYSAHYDRKSSALVFVAAVAVTFFIGGLLILPASLIFAAAGMTIGDAIFNKKSKVFMFISTSVVLLITFAIQYVIAVRLFEVDFIRESLDLMKTSYMESIKMSEKITGQATPKEVMENLTSMLNTLEMTIPASITLAMLLFTLLFMAVNLPILKRLKVDVPKFAKFSELRLPRSVLWYYLIVLSINLFVRPEPDSALAVIMLNVSMVLWVLLTVQGISFIHYMLDCYKQPKFLKVISTLVAIPFYSFVVLIGIIDLGFNARDYIQQKSQK, encoded by the coding sequence ATGCAAAATAATCAATCAAGGAAGTTAGCACATGGCGCGATGATGATTGCACTATTTACAGTGTTAATGGCCATCGTTTTTTATGTGCCTATGGCGAATATCGTGGCAGCATTGATCGCACCACTACCGATTATTTGGTATAGTGCGCATTACGATCGAAAATCATCGGCGTTAGTTTTTGTTGCGGCCGTAGCGGTTACTTTTTTTATTGGTGGATTGCTCATTCTACCAGCTTCATTAATCTTTGCCGCAGCAGGTATGACGATTGGTGACGCTATTTTTAATAAAAAAAGCAAAGTCTTTATGTTTATATCAACAAGCGTTGTTTTACTCATTACATTTGCGATTCAGTACGTGATTGCAGTTCGTTTATTTGAAGTAGACTTTATTCGAGAGTCACTTGATTTAATGAAAACTTCGTATATGGAATCAATTAAGATGTCAGAGAAAATCACTGGGCAAGCAACACCAAAAGAAGTGATGGAGAATTTAACAAGTATGTTGAATACGTTAGAAATGACGATTCCAGCTTCTATTACACTGGCGATGTTACTATTCACACTACTATTCATGGCGGTAAATTTACCGATTTTAAAGCGTTTGAAAGTAGATGTACCGAAATTTGCGAAGTTTAGTGAGCTACGCTTACCACGTTCTGTACTTTGGTATTATTTAATTGTGTTATCAATTAACTTGTTCGTGCGTCCAGAACCAGATTCAGCATTGGCAGTTATTATGCTAAATGTTTCGATGGTTTTATGGGTACTGTTAACCGTACAAGGGATTTCTTTTATTCACTATATGCTTGACTGCTATAAGCAGCCAAAGTTTTTAAAGGTCATTAGTACACTTGTTGCGATTCCCTTTTATTCGTTTGTCGTTTTAATAGGAATTATTGATTTAGGCTTTAATGCACGAGATTATATTCAACAAAAGAGTCAAAAATGA
- the rpsR gene encoding 30S ribosomal protein S18: protein MMAPRRGGRKRRKVCYFTSNNITHIDYKDVDLLKKFISERGKILPRRVTGTSAKYQRKLTSAIKVSRIMALLPFVAEDK from the coding sequence ATAATGGCACCACGTCGCGGAGGCCGCAAACGCCGTAAAGTTTGCTACTTCACTTCTAACAACATTACGCACATCGACTACAAAGATGTAGATCTTTTAAAGAAATTCATCTCTGAGCGCGGTAAAATTTTACCACGTCGCGTAACAGGTACTTCAGCTAAATACCAACGTAAACTTACATCTGCAATCAAAGTTTCTCGTATTATGGCTTTATTACCATTCGTTGCTGAAGACAAATAA